A portion of the Paenibacillus hamazuiensis genome contains these proteins:
- a CDS encoding ABC transporter substrate-binding protein — MTRHSAHRANLLRSRHDFTRWAVILLLVLFVLAGCQPGQNDTQQAGSSGAKRVVKHLGGETTIEGTPQKIAVLDYRLADSLLALGIKPYAMTTFLGSTELPYVDGNSLSNVIPLGDTPNLEAILQAGPDLIIARRTEEKVYDQLSKIAPTVIVDVPADWREGFKELGSILQRDKEAAEWLANYDKKAADVRSELARFVKPGETFVYLRIMPKEIRLHGTQELFGATLFRDLKLTPAPGLDQLQRIEAISLEKLPDYNADYIFMEVGSPTAGGDKKAEENLAGISQSAVWKNLKAVKNGHVFTMPQWIISDYPHIKSKSLDLILDHFKRSVPGK; from the coding sequence ATGACGCGTCATTCAGCCCATAGAGCCAACCTGCTTCGATCCCGGCACGACTTCACTCGGTGGGCAGTGATTTTGTTACTGGTCTTATTTGTGCTTGCCGGCTGTCAGCCGGGGCAAAACGATACGCAGCAAGCCGGAAGCAGCGGGGCCAAACGGGTCGTTAAACATTTGGGCGGAGAAACGACGATCGAGGGCACTCCGCAAAAAATCGCGGTTCTGGATTACCGTCTCGCCGATTCGCTGCTCGCGCTCGGCATCAAGCCGTATGCGATGACGACGTTTCTCGGTTCGACCGAGCTGCCTTATGTGGACGGCAATTCTCTTTCGAATGTGATTCCCCTCGGCGATACACCGAACCTGGAGGCCATTCTCCAGGCCGGTCCCGATCTGATCATTGCCCGCAGAACCGAAGAGAAGGTGTACGATCAACTGAGCAAAATCGCACCTACCGTCATTGTGGACGTACCGGCCGATTGGCGCGAAGGATTCAAGGAGCTGGGCAGCATTTTGCAGCGCGATAAAGAAGCCGCCGAATGGCTGGCGAACTACGATAAGAAAGCGGCTGACGTCCGCAGCGAACTCGCGCGCTTCGTAAAGCCCGGCGAGACGTTCGTATATTTGCGGATCATGCCGAAGGAAATACGGCTTCACGGCACACAGGAGCTGTTCGGCGCAACTCTGTTCCGCGACCTGAAGCTGACTCCCGCACCGGGTCTCGATCAATTGCAGCGGATTGAAGCGATCTCGCTGGAGAAGCTGCCCGATTATAACGCGGATTACATATTTATGGAAGTCGGTTCGCCGACAGCCGGCGGCGACAAGAAAGCCGAAGAAAATTTGGCCGGCATCTCGCAGTCGGCGGTATGGAAAAATCTCAAGGCGGTCAAAAACGGCCATGTGTTTACGATGCCGCAATGGATCATCAGCGATTATCCGCATATTAAAAGCAAGTCGCTCGATTTGATACTCGACCATTTCAAACGGTCGGTGCCCGGAAAATGA
- a CDS encoding FecCD family ABC transporter permease, with protein MMTTAASSEPKLRSRPAAAAFIMFGGIALLALGIILSVSYGAANIKPAAVWQAVFSYNPELTEHQIVRELRLPRALAGALVGACFAVAGAIMQGMTRNPLADPGLLGINAGAGLVLAVCFAFFPGLPFLKLILLSFLGAAVGAALVYGFGSLAGKGLTPVRLALAGATVSALLTAISEGIAIYFRIGQDLAFWHAGGVAGVKWTQLRVMFPWAAGALAAALLLSRSVTLLSLGEEVATGLGGRTAMAKLGCAAVVLVLAGAAVSAVGPIGFVGLVIPHIARYFVGVDYRRIIPVSAIFGGLLMVFADIGARMVHPPYETPIGALIALIGVPFFLYLARREGREL; from the coding sequence ATGATGACGACAGCGGCATCTTCCGAACCCAAGCTGCGCTCCAGGCCGGCTGCCGCCGCGTTCATTATGTTCGGCGGCATCGCCTTGCTGGCGCTAGGTATTATCTTATCCGTCAGCTACGGTGCGGCGAACATCAAGCCGGCTGCGGTATGGCAAGCCGTTTTCAGCTACAATCCGGAGCTGACCGAGCATCAGATCGTCCGGGAGCTTCGCCTCCCCCGCGCTTTGGCAGGGGCGCTTGTCGGCGCCTGCTTCGCCGTAGCCGGTGCGATAATGCAGGGCATGACGCGCAACCCGCTCGCCGATCCCGGGCTGCTCGGCATTAACGCCGGAGCCGGGCTGGTGCTCGCGGTTTGTTTTGCCTTTTTTCCGGGGCTTCCGTTTCTGAAGCTGATCCTGCTTTCTTTTCTAGGAGCGGCGGTTGGCGCCGCACTTGTGTACGGCTTCGGCTCGCTGGCCGGCAAAGGGCTGACACCGGTGCGTCTGGCGCTGGCCGGAGCGACGGTCAGCGCGCTGCTCACGGCGATAAGCGAAGGAATCGCGATCTATTTTCGCATCGGGCAAGATCTCGCCTTCTGGCATGCGGGCGGCGTGGCCGGCGTCAAATGGACGCAGCTTCGCGTCATGTTTCCTTGGGCGGCAGGTGCGCTTGCCGCTGCTCTTCTGCTTTCGCGCTCGGTGACGCTGCTCAGCCTCGGAGAGGAAGTGGCGACCGGGCTTGGCGGGCGGACCGCGATGGCGAAGCTCGGCTGCGCGGCCGTCGTGCTTGTGCTTGCCGGCGCCGCCGTATCGGCCGTCGGTCCGATCGGCTTCGTCGGGTTAGTCATACCTCATATTGCGCGTTACTTTGTCGGCGTTGACTACCGCCGGATCATCCCCGTCTCCGCGATCTTCGGCGGCCTGCTTATGGTGTTCGCCGATATTGGCGCGAGAATGGTCCACCCGCCGTACGAGACGCCGATCGGCGCGCTGATCGCCTTGATCGGCGTTCCGTTTTTCCTCTATTTGGCGCGCCGGGAAGGGAGGGAGCTGTGA
- a CDS encoding C40 family peptidase, translating to MNKLLAASALAVTLLGTCSGVAMASSAATAQISSSTADRIVNTAESYIGKVKYVYGVRDPQRLIFDCSAFTQFVFAQNGIKLPWGSNAQAQYGKPVTSKANLQKGDLVMFSVSTPGHINHVGIYIGGGKMVHNHPGRGVEITDINSGFWQSRFIVGRHF from the coding sequence GTGAACAAACTGCTTGCAGCCTCTGCTCTTGCCGTCACGCTTCTTGGCACATGCAGCGGTGTCGCTATGGCATCCTCTGCGGCCACCGCCCAAATCTCGTCATCGACCGCCGATCGCATCGTGAACACAGCGGAATCCTACATCGGCAAAGTGAAATATGTGTATGGCGTCAGAGATCCTCAGCGCCTTATTTTCGACTGCTCCGCGTTTACCCAATTCGTATTTGCCCAAAACGGCATTAAACTTCCATGGGGTTCGAACGCACAAGCTCAATACGGAAAGCCGGTTACAAGCAAAGCGAATCTGCAAAAGGGCGATCTTGTCATGTTCAGCGTAAGTACGCCCGGTCACATCAACCATGTCGGTATTTATATAGGCGGAGGAAAAATGGTGCACAATCATCCGGGACGCGGTGTGGAAATAACGGATATCAACTCGGGGTTCTGGCAAAGCCGGTTCATCGTCGGCCGCCATTTCTAA
- a CDS encoding glycosyltransferase family 4 protein: MGNYRVVWRGPVHKASGLGIASREYVRALRRQGVDVKVDTGVSEKAKAGDTGKRKILIYHYPPSMINMNKERKRFDRIILNTVWETTRIPQRWMANINRFDAVCVPSEHNKTALRNSGVTVPIFVVPHGVYTQQFRPGNKKLPLKQAAGRFVFISVFGFQHRKNPEALLKAYWQEFSAKDRVLLVIKTNGYARYENSAWIKTKIARYKNSLNLRKDTAPIAIYAGQMGKDRIKQLYALGNVFVLPTRGEGVGLPFLESLASGVPVIATGWGGHMDFLTRNNSFIVAYKLTKPTASMNGGSAISRTFRHLFAGSGQRWAEPDIGSLRKQMRYAYSHPDLCRKKGRQGRQDMLRWSWDRAGKLFKQAIENVIG; this comes from the coding sequence ATGGGAAATTATCGGGTGGTCTGGAGAGGCCCTGTCCATAAAGCGAGCGGTCTCGGGATAGCGAGCCGCGAATACGTTCGGGCATTAAGAAGACAAGGCGTGGACGTCAAGGTCGATACCGGCGTTTCGGAAAAGGCGAAAGCAGGGGATACCGGCAAACGAAAAATACTGATCTACCATTATCCTCCTTCGATGATCAACATGAATAAGGAAAGAAAAAGATTCGACCGGATCATATTGAATACCGTTTGGGAAACGACGCGCATTCCGCAAAGATGGATGGCCAATATCAACCGGTTCGACGCTGTTTGCGTGCCGTCTGAGCACAACAAAACCGCGCTGCGCAACAGCGGCGTAACCGTTCCGATTTTTGTCGTGCCCCACGGCGTTTACACGCAGCAATTTCGTCCCGGCAATAAGAAGCTTCCGCTTAAACAGGCCGCAGGAAGATTCGTATTTATTTCGGTGTTCGGCTTTCAGCACCGCAAAAATCCCGAAGCTCTGCTCAAGGCGTATTGGCAGGAGTTTTCCGCAAAGGATCGGGTCTTGTTGGTAATTAAAACGAACGGCTATGCCCGTTATGAAAATTCCGCGTGGATCAAAACCAAAATTGCGCGATACAAAAACAGCTTGAATCTCCGCAAGGACACGGCGCCGATTGCCATTTATGCCGGCCAGATGGGCAAAGACCGGATTAAGCAATTGTACGCGCTCGGGAATGTTTTCGTACTTCCGACAAGGGGAGAAGGGGTCGGATTGCCGTTTCTCGAATCGCTGGCAAGCGGTGTCCCCGTCATTGCCACAGGCTGGGGCGGACATATGGACTTTTTAACCCGCAATAATTCGTTTATCGTCGCATACAAGCTGACCAAGCCGACGGCAAGCATGAACGGGGGCAGCGCGATTTCCCGAACTTTCCGCCATTTGTTCGCGGGTAGCGGGCAGCGCTGGGCCGAACCGGACATCGGCAGCCTGAGAAAGCAAATGAGATATGCTTACAGCCATCCCGACCTGTGCAGAAAAAAGGGACGGCAGGGCAGGCAAGATATGCTTCGGTGGTCTTGGGATCGAGCCGGAAAGTTGTTTAAGCAAGCGATAGAAAATGTGATCGGGTAG
- a CDS encoding carbohydrate deacetylase, whose amino-acid sequence MKYLIINADDFGLSPGVNKGIAEAYGAGTITSATLMVNMPGFSDAVGLSRLLPGLGVGLHFNLTYGKPVSDPRLVPSLVQKDGSFHPITAQCTREEGDIETELAAQWNRFVEIGRKPTHLDSHHHIHQVFPAVYKAMIRLAEKENVPMRRLQTPHELTVTSPRTTDYVLLDSYHKQDGLQRLLHYLRHLPNGTTELMCHPGYIDDTVREISGLKNERESELAVFRHPLVSQIIRESNINLIHYGNLGELGEKSPQPETAMEMEEIRPSVVLPSKAALKNKKRRKVSRRKKKTINMERTKKRPASPAKRKKKKVLSRAGKFQRR is encoded by the coding sequence ATGAAATATTTGATTATTAATGCCGATGATTTCGGTTTGTCGCCCGGTGTGAACAAAGGAATCGCCGAAGCATACGGGGCCGGAACAATTACAAGTGCTACGCTGATGGTCAATATGCCCGGGTTTTCCGACGCCGTCGGGTTATCCCGTTTGCTGCCGGGCCTCGGTGTGGGTCTTCATTTCAATTTGACTTACGGCAAACCGGTATCGGATCCGAGGCTCGTCCCCTCACTTGTACAAAAGGACGGCTCGTTCCACCCGATCACCGCGCAGTGCACCAGAGAAGAGGGCGATATCGAAACCGAGCTGGCCGCTCAGTGGAATCGGTTTGTCGAGATAGGCCGAAAACCGACTCATTTGGACTCGCATCACCATATTCATCAGGTATTTCCCGCCGTTTACAAGGCGATGATCCGCTTGGCCGAAAAAGAAAACGTCCCGATGCGCCGTTTGCAAACGCCTCACGAACTGACCGTCACGTCTCCGCGGACTACGGATTACGTGCTGCTCGATTCCTACCATAAACAGGACGGCTTGCAGCGGCTGCTCCACTATCTTCGCCACCTTCCGAACGGCACGACCGAACTCATGTGCCATCCCGGGTACATCGACGATACGGTGCGCGAAATCTCCGGTCTGAAGAACGAACGGGAGTCGGAACTGGCTGTTTTTCGCCATCCGCTCGTCAGCCAAATCATCCGGGAATCGAACATTAACCTGATTCATTACGGAAATCTTGGGGAGCTCGGGGAGAAGTCCCCCCAGCCGGAAACCGCCATGGAGATGGAGGAGATCCGTCCTTCGGTCGTTTTGCCAAGTAAAGCGGCGCTGAAGAACAAAAAGAGGCGAAAAGTTTCAAGGCGAAAAAAGAAAACAATCAATATGGAGCGCACCAAAAAACGTCCGGCCTCCCCCGCCAAACGAAAGAAAAAAAAGGTGCTCTCAAGGGCAGGGAAATTTCAGCGTAGATGA